The genomic segment AAAACTCAAACGTTTCACAAGCAGAACAGTTGGTCTACGTTAAATAATCATTAATTTTCATAATTATTTCCGTACTATCCGTATCCGTAGGAAAATACCAAAAGTTTATCACTAAGTGCAGTGACCTTGTTTCATATTTTGCCCCTGCCTTATTTATTATCTTATGCTTGTAAAATATATTTCATGATAAGATAAGAATCACAGGAAATTAATATccgtgtttttgtttgtttcgttttCTTTTCCAGTACAAAAATCGTGAATATTTTAGCCATTTTGTCACTGAGGACATCAATAATTATATCAAACGTAAACGCCGCAAGGAGTCCCATGGCAATCATATTGAAATACAGGCTATGTCAGAAATTTATAATCGTCCTGTGGAAGTCTACTGTTACAAGCCTAGTAATTATATGaatatttcaaatatatttgaAGTTATTTCTTTTTCAACCCTTCCAACTTCTtctagctcccataaatatcttcAATTCGGAACAGCTGAATAATGGCTATGCCCCACTACGTTTATCCTATCAGCGTGGCTCCCACTACAATGCCATTCTTGACCCCTACAATGCCACTGTGGGCGTAGGTTTGGGTTTGGCTGGCTATAAACCCGATCTACAAACAAAAGAGGCCACACGCTTAAGTGAACAGCTGGAAATTGAACAAACCATGTTTGAGGATAAACTCAAAACCACTGACTGGGAGGCTACCAATGAAGCCATAGAGGAACAAATAGCAAGAGAATCTTATTTGCAATGGTGTCGAGATAATTTACGAAGTCGAAATAATACCACCAATTCGGCCTCCACGTCTGCTACTGTGACATCGGCTGAAGCTGCCTCGGACTGTGAAGCATCACCCTCAAAATATGCCGCACAACGTTCGAGCAGTTCCCAGCTGGGGGCAGCAACAAACAACAGCACAGTGACCACAACATCAATGATTGGCAGCACAACATGTTCCTCGGCGGCCGGGGCCTCAACAAGCACAAATGCCGAACATAACTTTGCCTCCTCtttgtcccccaaacatatgtCAACGAAAAAATGCGATGAGACTGGTTTCGAAAGTGATGATACTGATATGAGCAGTACCAGTTCTGTGGGTGGTAGTGGCGGCTCTGATAATTGTTCACCATCAACGATGGGTCGcactaaaaattcaaaaatgcgTACATCCTCAGTCTCACTGAGAACTGGCAAAAAACGTAGACGTGATGCCCAAATTAAAACaaggtaataaaataaaaacaacaagcaATAGTTGATACTAAGCTACACCAGTATTGGGGTACAAGGTGTAATGGTATACATGGAATTTATTTCTTGTTAGatgccgtctgtctgttcgctTCCATGCTATATTCATTAAGCTTTTATATTTACTTCTTTCTCCTTTTCCTTTTCGGTTTACAGTGAAGATGATAGTGCATCGACACAAAAAAGTCCCAAATGTGATACTGCTCTTGACAAACGTTCCATGACACCAGATTTTGAGCATCAACAACCATGTACCTCAAAGCAATCTAATACGCCAGAGAAACAAGGCACTGCAGCATCAACTTCATCGCCAACGGATACTGCTACTACAAAACAACAGGCAGCTAGCAGTTTCTATCAAGAACTATTGGAGGCTTCCTATGCAAGTCAAGGTAAGATGACAAATTTGGTTCACATAAAATGTCGATGTTTCGCTCATTGCTGAGTGCTAGCCATTCTACTGAATCAGTGATATTTggatatttttgtaaatttggtCTTGTATCTGGCTTTGAATGCGTGAAGCCTTCGATTATAGAGATTTGGTGTGCGTCCGAAGTTTCGACATAGACTGAGAGAGTTAGGGAAATGAAgtttttgatttttgcgatcTCATCCATTATGCTGGAACCTCAGGATATGACACTGCTTTAGAGTATATGCAGTGAGAGAGCCTTTTGTACAGGGGAAGTCTTTCTCTATTTACGAATTGTTTGGAATGAGATCATACAACCCTTCACTGGACGTTTGAAAGGCTGTGAGGTTTTACTGGgtcaaggcgagttattagcggctttaaataaccaatggccacactgTTCCTGCGGCGTTCCGGTCTAAAGCACTAAACTGCTTGCCAGAAGCTTAACGACGATGGCCACCttcatatgaaaatgtggctacaacaacaacagccgcatctgctaccgtgtctgcatgaatgttgtctagacccgcttgatgtACCCTTTTATCGGTAGGGTGGGTGTGTAGCGCCGATGGTTAGGTTATGTTAAGTGACACGGGCCTGGCAATTGAAGTTGTCAAACACTTCGCTTGAACACCTCTGGTCCATTGTGTTCGTTCTAAAGAGAAATGAAATAGATGAGAAGAGAGAGAATGCCCTAAGAAAAAGATCAAGATAAACTAAAAAGCAGGCGTTGAGACCGAATGAAGTCTTACTGACAAGAGCGCCGCTCCGTAAGCCATCCTAGATCCTTACAGAAGTCCAGAATGACAAGGGAGTTAAAGGACTCTATGAAGAATGAGGTGTTCATCCATAATCCTACGCCTTCCCCCCGTATTCAGATGGTCAACCGTCTCTAAACTCCTTCTCATTCCTATAGACCCTGCAAAAACCCTCATCGATCCGAGCCGATCGCCATGTCAGCGACCTGACATTGCATTGGCTGGTCAGAACTTCTACCAACAGTCCAAAGTCACGTCTCTTCAGCCCCTGAATAACATACGTCCTCGTTACGGGGAATCTCGGCCACAGGGTCTTGATAACCCTGCAGTCCACGTCAAGCCAGCGTAATAGTCATAGGTGGAACCCACCAACCCAAATAGCCAACAGAGAGGGGGTTCACCATCGGCGTCGCACTCCCAGAGTCCACGTGTCATACCTGGCTAGCTCGTCTGCCGCTTTGTTTCCCGCCACCCATTGATGGTCGGGAACCAATCACAATTTGAAAGCGGCCCCAAATGTCGGAGGTGCTCCTTGCATCTCCCGACAAGCGTGGACTTAATGGGACCCGCCGCCAGGGCCTTCAGCGCCAATGTCGAGGCGGGACGCTCCCAGCCCAAAACTTCCTACCAGGGAAGATAACCTCCACATTGCCATCGAAGAAAGATGGGCCCTGCACATAGTCCGACGCTTCGACACTGCCACGTAGTCGTCCCATGCCAGCGGCCTTCTGCAGAAAAAACGATTGCCCGAAATCCAAAGAGTGTCATGTCCCTGACTCCCTCAGTTTGAG from the Stomoxys calcitrans chromosome 1, idStoCalc2.1, whole genome shotgun sequence genome contains:
- the LOC106094433 gene encoding OTU domain-containing protein 5 isoform X1, with protein sequence MTIKPVVAAPQKRSGSSGTGDSDKKDTHTGSSVGDATSSSHQQTNRAANVHAHRNVVIDNHSQSPQRRGVDVYEELNRHRRSPHKTTRTKRRDHLNDHHHKRDRVSAHPDKHVMVPKCNSPHAGTSSSAGAGGSAAPSTVSHASAVGNKSPDHLLLGSQSPKSQTTPATVAQAASGLLKAIEDTFSGYNSGDEHLQPKEGKITADEWQRKDEQFAKCMADRGYILKPVEEDGACLFRSISLQIYGDEEMHDVIRQHTMDYIYKNREYFSHFVTEDINNYIKRKRRKESHGNHIEIQAMSEIYNRPVEVYCYKPTPINIFNSEQLNNGYAPLRLSYQRGSHYNAILDPYNATVGVGLGLAGYKPDLQTKEATRLSEQLEIEQTMFEDKLKTTDWEATNEAIEEQIARESYLQWCRDNLRSRNNTTNSASTSATVTSAEAASDCEASPSKYAAQRSSSSQLGAATNNSTVTTTSMIGSTTCSSAAGASTSTNAEHNFASSLSPKHMSTKKCDETGFESDDTDMSSTSSVGGSGGSDNCSPSTMGRTKNSKMRTSSVSLRTGKKRRRDAQIKTSEDDSASTQKSPKCDTALDKRSMTPDFEHQQPCTSKQSNTPEKQGTAASTSSPTDTATTKQQAASSFYQELLEASYASQEFDQLNESEMLQRAIQMSTRDYIEDQKRKYLYGP
- the LOC106094433 gene encoding OTU domain-containing protein 5 isoform X2, giving the protein MTIKPVVAAPQKRSGSSGTGDSDKKDTHTGSSVGDATSSSHQQTNRAANVHAHRNVSPQRRGVDVYEELNRHRRSPHKTTRTKRRDHLNDHHHKRDRVSAHPDKHVMVPKCNSPHAGTSSSAGAGGSAAPSTVSHASAVGNKSPDHLLLGSQSPKSQTTPATVAQAASGLLKAIEDTFSGYNSGDEHLQPKEGKITADEWQRKDEQFAKCMADRGYILKPVEEDGACLFRSISLQIYGDEEMHDVIRQHTMDYIYKNREYFSHFVTEDINNYIKRKRRKESHGNHIEIQAMSEIYNRPVEVYCYKPTPINIFNSEQLNNGYAPLRLSYQRGSHYNAILDPYNATVGVGLGLAGYKPDLQTKEATRLSEQLEIEQTMFEDKLKTTDWEATNEAIEEQIARESYLQWCRDNLRSRNNTTNSASTSATVTSAEAASDCEASPSKYAAQRSSSSQLGAATNNSTVTTTSMIGSTTCSSAAGASTSTNAEHNFASSLSPKHMSTKKCDETGFESDDTDMSSTSSVGGSGGSDNCSPSTMGRTKNSKMRTSSVSLRTGKKRRRDAQIKTSEDDSASTQKSPKCDTALDKRSMTPDFEHQQPCTSKQSNTPEKQGTAASTSSPTDTATTKQQAASSFYQELLEASYASQEFDQLNESEMLQRAIQMSTRDYIEDQKRKYLYGP
- the LOC106094433 gene encoding OTU domain-containing protein 5 isoform X3; translation: MTIKPVVAAPQKRSGSSGTGDSDKKDTHTGSSVGDATSSSHQQTNRAANVHAHRNSPQRRGVDVYEELNRHRRSPHKTTRTKRRDHLNDHHHKRDRVSAHPDKHVMVPKCNSPHAGTSSSAGAGGSAAPSTVSHASAVGNKSPDHLLLGSQSPKSQTTPATVAQAASGLLKAIEDTFSGYNSGDEHLQPKEGKITADEWQRKDEQFAKCMADRGYILKPVEEDGACLFRSISLQIYGDEEMHDVIRQHTMDYIYKNREYFSHFVTEDINNYIKRKRRKESHGNHIEIQAMSEIYNRPVEVYCYKPTPINIFNSEQLNNGYAPLRLSYQRGSHYNAILDPYNATVGVGLGLAGYKPDLQTKEATRLSEQLEIEQTMFEDKLKTTDWEATNEAIEEQIARESYLQWCRDNLRSRNNTTNSASTSATVTSAEAASDCEASPSKYAAQRSSSSQLGAATNNSTVTTTSMIGSTTCSSAAGASTSTNAEHNFASSLSPKHMSTKKCDETGFESDDTDMSSTSSVGGSGGSDNCSPSTMGRTKNSKMRTSSVSLRTGKKRRRDAQIKTSEDDSASTQKSPKCDTALDKRSMTPDFEHQQPCTSKQSNTPEKQGTAASTSSPTDTATTKQQAASSFYQELLEASYASQEFDQLNESEMLQRAIQMSTRDYIEDQKRKYLYGP